In Vespula vulgaris chromosome 7, iyVesVulg1.1, whole genome shotgun sequence, a single window of DNA contains:
- the LOC127064987 gene encoding protein aurora borealis, producing the protein MSQSKLSTPNKTKIKYDGTLTNSTKIYESPIKQNENKHKQTIYQKNAGRFTHLPNHITPPSGLTKFIARNPFENDLTSRLHMSVISPSVFNKVSNLQQSPEFAWSVEELALIKPAEIEEFPLEQIYNVDPDIELKAQAAIDKFFMTNEIIPSPWESKKKEYKVDIKMDTPKRLTDKSNIIKDSFKTTKKDGTCQTILSLPPKLPQNVEEALKPYFTFNEEQSVDSDDANLSTSSLRRKLFFNYTECLEDEEQSSLLVSPIKMNTSLTFCKSPPESGMFIYGTPLKKFSRKMQRHGTPIQNSENLSPNISSILDIRNTSAENMKTRSRSAIKLDFSQSIEMSTSENIKVSENNEVPDMVLSSHNSYINKENFNQSNNDHENIRTDISVEMNSVMENSTSLIKDNKKNEMIKDIDKYHNNINEMKHLPDLSQTYKLENCTSHKTNIFLGMSERQSVSNIVQDTGYQTYSMNSTTNLMESSSVKQKFYYNEQFLISDDEIPLSDWKENFKHFVCSTPSKYNHERAG; encoded by the exons ATGAGTCAGTCAAAGTTATCAACAccaaacaaaacgaaaattaaGTATGATGGTACTTTAACAAATAGtacaaaaatatacgaatCTCCAAtcaaacaaaatgaaaataaacataaacaaACAATATATCAAAAGAATGCAGGTCGTTTTACACATTTACCAAATCATATCACACCACCATCAGGATTAACAAAGTTCATTGCAAGGAATCcatttgaaaatgatttgaCAAGTAGATTGCACATGTCTGTTATCAGTCCAAGTGTTTTTAATAAG gTTTCTAATCTCCAACAATCACCTGAATTTGCATGGAGCGTAGAAGAATTAGCTCTAATAAAACCAGcagaaatagaagaatttcCTTtagaacaaatatataatgtagatCCAGACATTGAATTAAAAGCTCAGGCAgcaattgataaattttttatgacaAATGAGATAATACCTAGCCCATGggaatctaaaaaaaaagaatataaagtaGACATTAAAATGGATACTCCTAAACGGCTTActgataaatcaaatataattaaagattcctttaaaacaacaaaaaaagatg gTACATGTCAAACAATTTTATCTCTTCCTCCAAAATTACCTCAAAATGTTGAAGAAGCTTTAAAACCTTATTTTACGTTTAATGAG GAACAAAGTGTAGATAGTGATGATGCAAATTTAAGTACAAGTTCATTAaggagaaaattattcttcaaTTATACTGAGTGTCTTGAAGATGAAGAGCAAAGTTCTCTGCTAGTTTCACCAATCAAAATGAACACTTCTTTAACATTCTGTAAGAGTCCTCCAGAAAGTGGAATGTTTATATATGGCACACCATTAAAg aaattttcacgCAAAATGCAGCGTCATGGAACACCTATACAAAATTCTGAAAATCTATCACCCAATATATCTTCTATACTTGATATCAGAAACACATCAgcagaaaatatgaaaactcGCTCTCGTTCAGcaataaaattagattttaGTCAAAGCATAGAGATGTCTACTTCAGAGAATATTAAGGtttctgaaaataatgaagtaCCAg ATATGGTCTTATCTTCACATAATTCGtatataaacaaagaaaattttaatcaatcaAATAATGATCACGAGAACATAAGAACAGACATATCTGTAGAAATGAATTCAGTAATGGAAAATTCTACATCTTTAATcaaagacaataaaaaaaatgaaatgattaaagatatagataaatatcataataatattaatgagatGAAACACTTGCCTGATTTAAGTCAGACTTATAAATTGGAGAACTGTACTTCGCACaaaactaatatatttttgggAATGTCTGAGAGACAAAGTGTTTCTAATATAGTTCAAGACACTGGATATCAAACTTATTCCATGAATAGTACAACAAATTTAATGGAAAGTAGTTCAGTTAAgcagaaattttattacaatgaaCAGTTTTTAATATCTGACGATGAAATTCCACTTTCtgattggaaagaaaattttaaacattttgttTGTTCTACTCCTTCAAAATATAACCATGAAAGGGCTGGTTAA